One stretch of Bradyrhizobium canariense DNA includes these proteins:
- a CDS encoding DUF4238 domain-containing protein translates to MALDHYVAQTYLGQWCDRKTGRKLQAYRKSTGKQFACWPDVVCAQKNDDLNPYLTKRDTLGQYRALWEPFWNRAVEGFRRREFTGDNKFVLALGWASMLATTPTSSGIGAEVVKNELRSLIPIIARPPPPGIRLEDLSITVDPKFAQALFTQTLPRVAWRLYVQPWTLLTNATDELFLTSDNPSAAFGQDNMGTPPARMLPLAPDLCVTTLMDFKLAVPNDFQLADLTTRPCGGVRPEAATLEQARFVNSLTVKHAGDIVLSSQASEDVAALVEALQRDGVRLDYTADSLEGTKALLAVAKVGIDIVR, encoded by the coding sequence ATGGCACTCGATCACTATGTCGCGCAGACCTATCTCGGCCAATGGTGCGACCGTAAAACCGGTCGGAAGCTGCAAGCCTATCGCAAATCGACTGGCAAGCAGTTTGCCTGCTGGCCCGATGTGGTGTGCGCGCAGAAAAATGACGACCTCAACCCATATCTGACCAAGAGAGACACCCTTGGTCAGTACCGCGCGCTGTGGGAGCCCTTCTGGAATCGTGCTGTCGAAGGCTTTCGTCGACGCGAATTCACGGGCGACAACAAATTTGTGCTCGCGCTCGGTTGGGCCAGCATGTTGGCGACGACGCCGACAAGCTCCGGCATCGGGGCGGAAGTCGTTAAGAACGAGCTTCGCAGCCTGATTCCGATCATCGCACGCCCTCCGCCACCGGGCATCCGGCTTGAAGACCTCAGCATCACTGTAGACCCAAAATTCGCACAGGCGCTTTTCACGCAAACTCTGCCTCGGGTTGCTTGGCGTCTCTATGTGCAGCCGTGGACACTCCTTACAAATGCTACAGACGAGCTGTTCCTGACGAGCGACAACCCATCTGCCGCGTTTGGGCAAGACAACATGGGGACGCCCCCGGCACGAATGCTGCCGCTTGCGCCAGACCTTTGCGTGACGACGCTTATGGATTTCAAGCTGGCCGTACCCAACGATTTCCAATTGGCGGACCTCACTACTCGCCCATGTGGCGGGGTGAGGCCTGAAGCCGCGACATTGGAGCAAGCGCGCTTCGTCAACAGCCTGACCGTAAAGCACGCGGGCGATATCGTGTTGTCATCTCAGGCCAGCGAAGATGTCGCGGCCCTTGTGGAGGCGCTGCAGCGCGACGGGGTGAGGCTCGATTATACTGCGGATTCGCTGGAGGGCACCAAGGCCCTTTTGGCTGTCGCGAAGGTTGGCATCGATATCGTCAGGTAG
- a CDS encoding DUF2158 domain-containing protein, giving the protein MLVVTKRASIIAAVILGTALSIPLSVPALSDPSSSSTAMPSQAAASFQRGDLVRLRSGGPAMTVHGINGNQVDCFWTGEDGQPNADKFPIDVLQKL; this is encoded by the coding sequence ATGCTAGTGGTTACAAAACGCGCTTCGATCATAGCTGCAGTAATTCTCGGGACGGCGCTCAGCATACCTTTGTCGGTACCGGCGCTTTCGGACCCTTCTTCATCGAGTACGGCAATGCCGAGCCAAGCCGCTGCCTCGTTCCAGCGTGGCGATCTTGTTCGGCTGCGTTCGGGAGGGCCTGCGATGACTGTTCACGGTATCAACGGTAATCAGGTTGATTGCTTTTGGACCGGCGAGGACGGCCAGCCCAATGCTGATAAGTTCCCCATCGATGTGCTTCAGAAACTCTGA